A single Oncorhynchus nerka isolate Pitt River linkage group LG10, Oner_Uvic_2.0, whole genome shotgun sequence DNA region contains:
- the LOC115135725 gene encoding oligodendrocyte-myelin glycoprotein-like → MSDNRSNPGKSLISIAAATPVFQETKAGAQPGLGTTEERRDWNAKMRKRRVLLMPHSGPPHCVAMLWLLMLLCLQALAVCPPMCTCNRSHREVDCSWRGLRTLPLGLQHNLHSLNLSHNRIHDLDGQLSTFAHLRTLDLSHNRLVRLPTALPKALWELHAAANHIHLLDKNDTAYQWNLRVLDLSNNKLERAVFINNTLTSLRLLNFSNNHFWTVPTNMPASLETVDLSHNSLVQILPGTLNRMSRLTTFYLHSNRFSSVGPEAFSQLGSLSLLSLGDNPWACEHQTNITHLLAWLQHTSTRVLGCPCHTNPVCGEPHPARTGGWHFASYTQPPLAAGTQEERSHPPPPEALTRWPWYLSKSALLNTQLHTRRAPGRPIGPENNNLFTDHYPFTSTPLAISTLPTDRSHTESSTSTTDDTFIKDTTFTTDSIYTTDAAFTTNNPSTIPRRTATLRTRSVKRANQGGSPDHNTSPTPSARSTLPLVLNLWLLLTLTLYVL, encoded by the coding sequence GCGTGTGCTACTGATGCCCCACAGTGGCCCTCCCCACTGTGTGGCCATGCTATGGCTGTTGATGCTGCTGTGTCTCCAGGCCCTGGCTGTCTGCCCCCCCATGTGTACCTGTAACCGCAGCCACAGAGAGGTGGACTGTTCCTGGAGGGGCCTGAGGACGCTGCCCCTGGGCCTGCAGCACAACCTGCACTCCCTCAACCTGTCTCACAACCGTATCCATGACCTGGATGGCCAGCTGAGTACCTTCGCCCACCTCCGCACCCTGGACCTGTCCCACAACAGGCTGGTCCGCCTGCCCACCGCCCTGCCAAAGGCACTGTGGGAGCTCCACGCTGCAGCCAACCACATCCACCTACTGGACAAGAATGACACGGCCTACCAGTGGAACCTGCGGGTCCTAGACCTGTCCAACAACAAGCTGGAGCGGGCCGTGTTCATCAACAACACCCTGACCAGCCTACGCCTGCTCAACTTCAGCAACAACCACTTCTGGACCGTGCCCACCAACATGCCAGCCAGCTTGGAGACCGTAGACCTGTCCCACAACTCCCTGGTGCAGATCCTGCCTGGCACTCTGAATCGGATGTCCAGGCTGACCACCTTCTACCTGCACTCCAACCGCTTCTCCTCTGTGGGCCCTGAGGCCTTCAGCCAGCTGGGCAGCCTGAGCCTCCTCTCCCTGGGGGACAACCCCTGGGCCTGTGAGCACCAGACCAACATCACCCACCTGCTGGCCTGGCTCCAGCACACGTCCACCCGCGTGCTTGGCTGTCCCTGCCACACTAACCCTGTCTGTGGAGAGCCCCACCCGGCCAGGACTGGAGGATGGCACTTTGCCTCCTACACTCAGCCTCCCCTGGCTGCTGGTACTCAGGAGGAGAGGAGCCACCCTCCTCCCCCAGAGGCCCTCACCAGGTGGCCTTGGTACCTGTCCAAGTCTGCCCTGCTCAACACCCAGCTCCACACCAGGAGAGCCCCAGGACGCCCCATTGGACCAGAGAACAACAACCTCTTCACAGACCACTACCCGTTCACTTCAACCCCACTGGCCATTTCCACCCTGCCCACTGACAGGTCCCACACCGAAAGCAGCACGTCAACCACAGACGACACCTTCATAAAAGACACAACCTTTACTACTGACAGCATCTACACTACAGATGCAGCCTTCACCACGAACAACCCCTCTACCATCCCAAGGAGAACGGCCACCCTCCGCACCAGGAGTGTCAAGAGGGCCAACCAGGGTGGCTCCCCGGACCACAACACCAGCCCAACCCCCAGCGCCAGGTCAACACTCCCACTAGTACTGAACCTGTGGCTCCTCCTGACTCTCACCCTGTACGTTCTCTGA